From a region of the Salvelinus fontinalis isolate EN_2023a chromosome 13, ASM2944872v1, whole genome shotgun sequence genome:
- the LOC129868666 gene encoding steroid receptor RNA activator 1-like produces MEAEDLYIKPGNQERGWNDPPQFSYGLQTAAQGGPKRTPLNKRVPPPQLTGSPCPVLGDFPSRTAPMTPPTNPLAPPCSMNTPPRPCPVAAPLVGVMMMATPPPPFPVVEHTDSSSSQSESEPDVDDVVTLLNWALTACRHTVKKQVCNDVAKRLKLFEDMWKSGKLSLPVRRRMNGLVQELKSCNWDAADEIHRALIVDHVNEVSQWMVGVKRLIAETRNLNPDLLHTQEVDQSLDTSKHS; encoded by the exons ATGGAGGCGGAGGACCTTTACATCAAACCAG GTAATCAGGAGCGGGGCTGGAATGACCCTCCACAGTTTTCCTATGGTTTGCAGACAGCAGCACAAGGTGGTCCCAAGAGGACCCCTCTCAACAAGAGAGTGCCCCCACCTCAACTCACAGGATCCCCTT GTCCTGTCCTAGGAGATTTTCCTTCCCGAACAGCTCCAATGACTCCTCCTACCAACCCACTGGCCCCTCCATGTAGTATGAACACGCCCCCTCGCCCATGTCCTGTCGCAGCACCTCTTGTTGGGGTGATGATGATGGCCACACCTCCACCACCTTTCCCTGTGGTAGAGCACACAGACTCTTCCAGTAGCCAATCAGAGAGTGAGCCAGATGTCGACGATGTAGTCACTCTTCTCAACTGGGCACTGACAGCTTGTAGACACACAGTCAAA AAACAGGTGTGTAATGATGTGGCGAAGCGTCTGAAGCTCTTTGAGGACATGTGGAAATCTGGGAAGCTGTCACTTCCTGTTAGGAGAAGAATGAATGGACTGGTGCAAG AGTTGAAGAGTTGTAACTGGGACGCTGCTGATGAGATCCACCGGGCTCTGATAGTGGACCATGTTAACGAGGTCAGTCAGTGGATGGTGGGGGTCAAACGTCTCATCGCCGAAACACGCAACTTAAACCCGGACCTCCTGCACACACAGGAAGTAGACCAGAGTCTGGACACCAGCAAGCACAGCTAA